Below is a genomic region from Candidatus Methylomirabilis sp..
CGGCCCGAGAAGTTCAGCGACTTCCGCAAACTCCTCGATCGCGTCGCGTCTCACCCGAACCCCCGCTACTTCATCCTGAAGTCCATCATTGTCAACAATCTCTATGGTGTGGACATCATGGAAGAGGCGGTGGAGATCTGCAAGCTCCGCCTGTTCCTCAAGCTCGTTGCGCAGATCGAGCGGGTCGAGCACATCGAGCCGCTGCCCGACATCGACTTCAACATCCGTGCAGGCAACACGCTCGTGGGCTACGCCAATCTGGAAGAGATCAAGAAGTCCATGGAGGGGGATTGGGTCAAGCTGCAGTCGTTGCCGGCCATTGAAGAGAACGCCGAGATCGCCGATCGGGCCTTCCAGCAGTTTCACGAGATGCAGACCGAACACGGTATGGAGGCCAAAGACTTCGCCGACGCCAAGTTGGAACTCTGGAGACGGCTGAAGGTGCTGGAGGATGAACTCAACCGCTACCTTGCCCAGGAATACGGCGTCCCTCCTCCCTCGGAGGGAGAGGGTCGGGGTGAGGGGAAAAGGAAGTCCCCTGCATACGAGAAGTGGCTTGCTTCTCATAAGCCGTTCCACTGGTTCATCGAGTTCTACCGAATCATGAAAAGCGGCGGATTCGACGTGGTCATCGGCAACCCGCCATATGTGGAGTACCGATTGGTTAAGGACATATACAAGTTATCATCGGATCAATATAAATCAGAAAACGCAGGTAACTTGTATGCGTTCTGTATGGAAAGATCATGTGTATTACTTGGCAAAACCGGTTGGTTTGGGATGATTGTGCCCGCAGCCGTTCTTGGTCTGGATGAGACGCTCTGTCTTCGTGACGTGCTTCTTAGAAAGTTCCCTATGAATTTTTGCAGCACATACGCTATCAGGCCTTCTAAATTGTTCGACGGAGTTGACCAGAGACTCTGTATTTATCTCGGCATGGACGGAAAAGAATGTGCTCCTATCGTCTGGACAACCAAGTATCGTCATTGGAATTCAGAAGAACGCCCTGCGCTCTTTGCAAGGCTTGAATATGTAAGAACGCTCACTCATCACCGACTCAAGAGGATACCGCAGGTAGGAAGTCATGAGGCGGTCAGCATATTGGCCAAGCTAGAAGCCAGGAGCGAAAAAGTTGTCCTGAGCTATTATTCCAATGGTCCTTCTGGGTACGATATGCACTATCACCGTAGCCCCAGATACTGGATCAGGGCAATGGACTTTGAGCAGTATTTCAAGAGTCCGACTAGAACCCGTTCTATTCATCACTTCCGTGACCTGCATTTTAAGGATAAGCGCGAAGCAAGGGTTGTCGGTGCTGCCTTGAATAGCTCGCTGTTCTTCTACTGGTTTGTGTCGGTGGGCAACGGACGGAACATCACGGGCACTGATGTCGAGCAATTCCCATTGGGTAATTTGAGCGAGGACATCGTCAACGAACTTCCCAGGCTATTCGACAAGCTCATGAAGGACTATAAGGTGCATTCCTTCATCAGAGTACGGCAAGACTGTGAATTTCAGGAGTTTCGCCCAAGCATGTCCAAACCAATCATCGATGAGATCGACCGCGCGCTGGCGAAGCACTACGGCTTCACGGATGAGGAGCTGGACTTCATCATCAACTACGACATCAAGTACCGCATGGGTGGGAGCGACAATGACGGTGATGAATGAGTTCACAGACCCGGAATGATGACCTATGCCCATGCTTGATGACCTACATGCGGACGACAACCTTCACCGCGCATGGGGTTGGCTTCGCCGCAATTCTGACGCCTCGTACAAGCACTACTTCCGCGACCTCTACGCAATCTACGCGATCGCGGATATCCGATTATTGAGGCGACTACAGGACCGTCTGCGGCGCGGCATCTACGAGCCGACCCGGGCCTGTAAGCTTTTCTTCCCCAAGCCATCCGGTATCCTCCGTCCGTATTCGCTCCTGACCATCGAAGACCAAATCGTCTATCAGGCGGCCATCAATCTCGTCGCTGAGCGGCTTTTCCAAAAGGTCAAGCACCGCTACAACAAGGAAGTGTTCGGCCACCTCTATGCTGGCAAGACGAGCTCGTGGTTCTATCGAAAATGGAGTGACGGCTACAAGGCGTTTAATGATGCTGCCCGGGTGGCCTTCGTCGACGGCTTTCGATTCGCGGCCAGTTTCGACTTTACGGCTTGTTACGACAGCTTGGATCATGGCGTCCTGCGGCACATGCTTCACAAAATTGGCTGCGACAAGGACTTCGCCGAGGTGTTAACGAAATGGCTCAGCGTCTGGACCGCTACGGACCACGGGATCTACCATAATCACGGCATCCCGCAGGGACCGCTCAGCTCCGGATTGCTATCTGAGGTGGTTCTTCGCCACTTTGACGACCGCCGCAAGTTCGAGGGCAAGGTCCGCTACTTCCGCTACGTGGATGACATTCGCTTGTTCGCAAAGTCCGAGGGCGACCTCCGGCGGTTGCTGGTACGGCTAGATATCCTGAGCAAGGACATCGGGCTCTTTCCACAGTCCAACAAGATCAGCATTCACGAGGTCAAGGACATTGAGGCCGAGGTCAAGTCCATCAGCAACCCGACGGAAAGCTCGATTCGCAGCAGAATCGTCAACCAGGATCGCCTGCGCAAGCGGCTAGTCAGCCTGACGCCGCACTTTCGCGTGAAGGATTCGACTCGGTTCAAGTATCTGCTGGCTCATGCGCAGCCCAATGCGAAGCTCACCGCCCGTCTTTGGCGAATATTCGAGAATCAACCCGAGTTTTACGTGCAGTTCGCTCGCTATCTGGAGCGCTACCGCCGACTGCCACGCCGCACGGCTCAACGTCTCCTAAAGGAAATCGAACGGCAGGAGCTGTATCCGGCCATACGTGCCGCTCTGCTCGCTGCTGCCGATGGTCGCCTCGCGGACCAACATGCGCGATCCTTGGCAACACTTGTCAAAAGTACAATTTGGAAGCCTAGAGACATGCCGGCTGATCTGTTCGCGGCTGCGGGACGGATGCTCCTCACCGGTGGGCGGCTGACGCTCGCCCAATTGCGGTACGCATGCCAGCGAGAGAAACCTTGGTGGGGACGCGCGCAGATCGTGCTTGCTTTGAACCCGACGAATGTCACTCATGAGGCGCTGGCGGGAATTCTCAATGACGCCTTGCGTGACAAACATAGCGACGTGGCGCTCGCCGCGGCTTTTGGCGCAGCGATGAACGGCGTCGTCCTGAAGTCGCCCCGGAAAACGATCGAGCCAACGGCAGCAGAGGTGCTGAAGGAACTGGGCGTAATTGCTCGTACGCCGCCGCCTCCGTGTGGAATCGATTCGAGCCTGCGGAGAATGCTCGGAACGGTTCCAGCCATCAAGTGGAAGACCGTCTTCGGCGGGAACTATCGACATGTGGAGAAGCATATCGTTCATGCGCGAGCACTCGCCGACACGAACGTCAGCGCGTGGGTGAACGCCATGGACGTATTCAACGACTGGTTGCTGGTCGCACTCTACGCGCACGACGGATCGCTCGGCAGCTATACGTCGGGACAAATCGGATCAATCTTACATAGCAAACGACTGAAGAAAACGTACCCCGCGCTTCACGCGCTGGTTGTAGGTATACACAAAAAACGGCTGGAAAGTCTCTTATCGCACGCCAAGACCAAGAGCAGCGGCAGGCCCACAAGGCCCATCAAGTGGGGGTATCTCAAGACCGGGAAAGCGCTACTTCGAAAGGCTCTTGAGGAGCAGGCGAAAAAGTGGTGACGACGGTCGGACCAGTAGGGGGCAAGCGGGGCAAGGGGGCTCAATGGGAATTGTATAAACCTCCCGCTGAAGGATGAATGTCCCCCATGTCTATACAAATCCTGATGCCGTGCATGCTCGCAACTTGAAGAAGAATGGGGAGTTATGATTCATATAGATCGGAGTCAATCCGAATTGGTTACAGAATATGGTTATACAATTCCTGCATCATGGCTCCTATCATGGAGGTAAATTGTATTTACCCAATAGGTAAATATATTTATTGACATGGAAACAGAATGGAGATAACCTTTAGCTCTAGGAAATTGCAAAAAGTCTGCAACTCAGAAAAAGAGATGCGGGCCAGGTTCGGTAAGCCATTGGCCGAAAGGCTCCAGCAGCGGTTGGCCGAACTCAAGGCAGCGGACACGCTTGAAGATATCCGGCGATTGCCCTCAGCTCGCTGCCACGAATTATCACAGAACCGAAAAGGGCAACTTGCTGTCGATGTGGTGCATCCCAAACGACTCATCTTCGAGCCGGACCACAATCCGGTGCCTCACAAAACGGATGGTGGTCTTGATTGGTCTCATGTCACGAAAATTCGAGTGATCGAAATCATTGACTACCATTGAAGAACTCATGACCAGAAAATCTACAGCAAAACGATACGTTTTTGAGCCAGAGTACGCTGTACCTCCGGGCCGAACGTTACAGGAGACCATTGATGCTCTGGGGATGGGGCAACGGGATCTGGCCACACGGGCTGGACTCTCGGCCAAACATATCAATCAGATTATCCGAGGAGTCGCCACCATTTCTCATGAAACGGCGATTCGGCTGGAACAGGTTACCGGTGTGTCGGCGCGGATGTGGAACAACCTTGAGGTCAACTACCGAGAACAATTAGCCAAGTTGGAAGAAAAAAAGCGTCTTGAACATGACTTGGCTTGGTTAAAGAAGATTCCCACTGGCGAATTGATCAAGCGCGGGAAGATTGAAAAACAGACAGACCGGGTGCTTATGCTGAAAGCGGTATTAGGCTTTTTCGGGGTTGCCGATGTGGAGGCGTGGAACAAAATTTGGTTGAGCCCTACCGTTGCCTACCGCAAGTCGGCGGTATTTCAGGGAAAACCCGAGGCCATGGCAACATGGTTGCGATTAGGGGAACTGGCGGCAAGAGCGGTCCCGTGTGCCCCGTTCGACAAGTCAAGATTCCGCTCCGTTCTTCACGAGATACGAGCCATCACGCTAGAAAAACCGGAGGTTTCTGTACCCAAAATGAAGGGGCTCTGCGCAGACGCTGGAGTTGCCATGGTGTTGGTCCCGGAGATTAGGAACGCCCCCGTAAGCGGGGCGACACGATGGCTGACTCCAGAAAAGGCCATGCTCCAACTGAGCCTTCGTTATAAGACCAATGACCAATTCTGGTTTACCTTCTTTCATGAGGCAGGGCACATACTGTGTGGTGGGAAAAAGGAGGTCTTCATTGACCTTAATCATGCGACAGGAAAAGGGGAAATGGAGGCCGATAGCTTTGCCGCGGATCATCTGATCCCACCTCGTAGTGCAAGCGAATTGAACGGGTTGAAGAGTACGTGGGCTATTGAAGCCTTCGCCGAGTCCATTGGTATTGCACCGGGCATCGTGGTAGGACGGCTCCAACATGAAGGGATGATTGGTCACGACCAGTTCAATGGGCTGAAGATGCGGTATCAGTGGGCGCAGCAATAGTGTCTTAGTGGACAAGGCCACAGGGGGCTATTGACCTTGCTTGCCACTTCTTGGATTCATCCGGACGATTCTGCCTACCCTCCCGTTCTTCCCAGCCTTCTTGGCAACGATGCACCATCTCGCGTCACCGTGCTGGGTGATCTCAACATTCTGAATCAGAAATCGCTGGCGCTATTCTGCTCGGTGAAATGCCCCGGCAATCTCATCTTGCAAACCTACGACCTTGCGCAGCGCTTGCGGCAATCCGGCGTTACCGTGATCGGCGGGTTTCATTCACCGATGGAGCGCGAGTGCCTGACGATCCTACTGCGCGGCACGCAGCCGGTCATTGCGTGTCCGGCCCGAAGCCTTTCCGGCATGCGAATCCCGGCCGTGTACAAGCAGCCGCTCGAACAAGGCAGGATGCTGCTCCTGTCGCCCTTTGCCGATACAGTACGCCGTGCGACTGTAGAAACGGCCATGCTCCGGAACCGCGTTGTTGCCGCAGTCGCCGGCGCGATCTTCGTGGCCCATGCGGAACTCCAGAGCAAAACCGAGCAGTTCTGCCGCGAGGTGCTTGCATGGCGGAAGCCGCTCTATACATTGGCCGACAACGCGAACGGCCACCTGCTCACGATGGGCGCTCAACCGTTACGTCTTAATGATCTGTCTCTGTTGCTCAGATGAAATGCATCGGGAGTCTTTTCAGGCTGCTTCACAGGCGCCGTTGGCGTACTCGGAGCTCAACCGTTCGACAGGTTCATGGTTTCCGCCTACCTGCGCACGCCATAAAAATACTTGACACTGGGTCTTGGGTAATTAGTATATATGGTGCAAAATGTACGAATCGGTCAAATTGATATATTTAACTTTAGCAGAATGGCAGACCTACTTATGTAGCGTTAGCTTAACAGTAAAAGGGGAGGAGTGTTGTAGCCATGAGGACGGTAAGCGCGACAGAAGCGAAGAGTAAGTTGTCCGATTTATTGTCAAGCACCGAATATAACCAGGAACGAATCATCATTGAGCGCAGCGGCCGGCCGGCCGCTGTCCTCATTAGTGTGGGGGACCTTGCGTTCCTTGAGGAGGTGGAGGATCGCCTTGCATCCTATGAAATTGAAAAAGCGCTCAAGAAGACCAAGCGCTCCCGCCCCATTGAGCAGGTGATTGTTGATTATGAGAAGAAGCATAAGATCCAGCTCATAGATTTGAAGGGTGCGGGTGATGGGCCGGACAAGTAATTACTACGATATGAATCTCCATGAAGAGGCCGAAAAGCACGTTATACGGTACCCGCCAAAGCAGTTCAAGCAAGTTATCACAAAGGTTTTTAGCCTGAGAAAAAATCCACGGCCTCAAGATGCCAAGGAACTCAAAGGCTATCCAGGTGCCTTTCGGGTGGATCAAGGTGAATACCGAGTCATTTATCTCGTAGACGATGATCAGCGCCTGATCACGGTGATGAAAATCGGCAAGCGGAACGACGAAGAAGTGTACCGCCATCTTGAGAGCCTCAAGCAAGCCTTCCTCGCAGGTACCTTGAAGCGGCGATAGGCCGCCTGATTCTTCCCTTATGGATATCGTGTCACACGGGCTGTGGGGTGGGATCGCCTTCGGACGGGCAAACCGACGGAGTTTCGGTCTGGCGTTTGGGTTTGGTATTCTCCCGGATCTGGTGCCGTTCGGCCCCTTTCACGTCGGTGTTCTTCTCGGGCTTGCTCAGCGGCCGCATTTTGGTCACGAACCCCCTGATCCGTCCCTCTTCCCGGCTTATGTCCATCGCGCGTACAGTGTCACGCACAGTCTGGTCGTCTTCCTTTTAGCGTTCGCGCTCTTGTGGGTGGTATTCCGGATGCCGATCTGGGAGTCTTTTGCCTGGGGGTTCCATATTCTCCTGGATATCTTCACGCATTCCACCCGATTTTTTCCCACACCGTTTCTCTGGCCGATTTCGGATTTCAAGGTCAACGGCTGGCATTGGGGCCGGTCTGAGATCTTCATCCCCAACGTGGTTTTGCTTGTACTGCTCTATGTCTGGTTCTTGTATCGCCGGCGGAGGGTAGGGGATTCGAACGAGCCGACTGGATCGGGACAGGCAGCGCGACGGTGCCAAACAAGGGAGAATCAGGGGATATCATGAACCACTGGAAGTTGGTGGAGGGTAGGGGATTCGAACCCCTGGCCTCGGCGTTGCGAACGCCGCGCTCTCCCAACTGAGCTAACCCCCCATTAAGAGCAGCGTTCAGCGATCAGCTTTCAGCGTGTGTGGGGCTTCCTTGGTGAACGACTGATCGCTAGGACTGAAGGCGTCAATAAATTAGCGGAAAGCGACCGGTTTGTCCAGTGACCTTTTTGGGCAGGACGTGAAGTCAGTTGGTTACCTCGCCTGGCCTGCTACCCGCATCAGATCCTCGGTCGTGTAAATCGCCTCTAACTCATACCCGTTTTTCTGCAACTCCTCGCGGCCGCCCTCCTGCCGGTCTACAAGTGCCAGCACCTTGACGATCTGAAAGCCGGCATGCAACGCGCCGTCGATCGCCTTGAGGGTCGAGGCGCCTGTCGTGACGACATCTTCAATGATCACAACCCTCGTGCCTAGCCGCTCGAACCCCTCGACCCATTTTTGAGCTCCATGTCCTTTCGGCTCCTTTCGGACACTGAAGGCCTGGATCGGCGTTCCTTGAAGCGCGCTGTGATAGGCGATGGCGTAGGCAATCGGATCGGCGCCGAGGGTGAGTCCTCCGACGGCGGCGATCTGCTCCCCATCGCTTTGTTTCATAGCTTTGATCCGCTCGAAGAAGAGCCGGCCGAGGAGCGGCATCGCCTCTGACATGAACGTCGTCTGCTTGCAGTTGATGTAGTAACGGCTCTTCCGGCCGGAGGCCAGGGTGAAGACAGGCTCGGCGCTGTATTGGAAGGAGTGCTGAACCAGCAATCTCAGGAGTTGGTCTCTTGAGGTATCCACGGGGGTGAGAATACACGAGGAGGATGAAGTTGTCTAGATCGTACAGCGAGGGTGAGCCTGCTTTTCCAGGTATTGCTGATGGTATTCCTCCGCCCGGTAAAAGGTCGAGGCTGGTGTGATCTCGGTCACGATCGGCTGGTGGTGCTTTCCGCTGAGTTCCAGTGTCCGTTTGGACGCGAGCGCGACAGCCTGCTGGTCGGCATCGTGAAAGAAGATCACGGACCGGTACTGCGCGCCGTGGTCCGGCCCCTGACGATTCAGGGTGGTTGGATCATGGATCGACCAGAAGAGAACGAGGAGTTCGTTGTAGGAAACCTGCGAAGGGTCATACTCTATCTCGACAACCTCCGCATGGCCGGTCGTACCGGAGCAGACATCATGGTAGGTCGGGTTCTCGAAGGCGCCGCCCATGTAGCCGACGGCCGTCGAGACGACACCCGACACTCGACAGAATTCGGCTTCGACACCCCAGAAGCAGCCCGCCCCAAACGTAGCCTTTTTCATCGGTTCGTGAGGATTACTCAATGACTTGGACGCCTTTCCAGAAGGCGACGCGGCCGGCAATCTGCTTCGCGGCTGCCTTTGGCGAAGGGTAGTACCAGGCCGCATCGGGATTGACCGCATCGCCGACAATGAGGTCGTAGTAGCTGGCTTCGCCTTTCCAGTGACAGGTTGTATGGGTGGTACTCTCGCGGAGATAGTCGGGTCTGATCGAGGACAGGGGAAAGTAGTAGTTGCCCTCGACGATCACGGTGTTGTCGCTCTCGGCAATGATCGCTCCGTTCCAGATGGCCTTCATGCTCCTGACTCCCTGGCCGTCCCTTCGACATCGATCGGGACAGGTGCTCGCATCGTGGGCTACTTTTTCAGGTCGGACAAGAAAATCTTCAGGATGTCGATAGGGAGCGGAAAGACGATGGTGGAGTTTTTCTCTGTGGCGATCTCGGTGAGCGTCTGCAAGTAGCGAAGCTGGATGGTGACAGGCTCGGTCGCCATGATCCTGCCCGCCTGCGCCAGCTTTTCGGAGGCGATCAGCTCACCCTCGGCGTGGATGATCTTCGCCCGCTTCTCCCGCTCGGCCTCCGCCTGCTTGGCCATGGCTCGCTGCATCTCGTGCGGGAGGTCCACGAGCTTGATCTCTACCACGGTCACCTTGATCCCCCATGGATCGGTGTGCTGGTCAATAATCTGTTGAAGCCGCTGATTGAGCCGCTCTCTCTCGGCCAGCAGTTCGTCCAGCTCGGACTGTCCCAGGACGCTCCGCAGGGTCGTCTGCGCGATCTGCGAGGTGGCGAAGAGGTAATTCTCGACCTGGACGATGGCTCGCTGCGGGTCGATCACCCGGAAGTAGATCACCGCGTTCACCTTGACCGACACGTTGTCCTTGGTAATGACGTCCTGGGAGGGGACGTCCATGGCCACCGTCCGCAGGCTGACCTTCGTCATCCGATCGATCATGGGGATCAGAAGAATCAGACCTGGCCCATTGCCGGTGCCGCCCACATTCACGATCGCCTTCGCGAGGCGGCCCAGACGGAAGATCACGGCCCGTTCGTATTCAGGGAGTATACGGACCGAGCTGGCAAGGACGAAAAGTGCCAGGATGAGGAGAGAGAGTATCGGGATCAAGCCGAAAGCAGTCGAGAGAATCTCCACGGGATTCATGCCTGCCCTCCCTGTCGCTGTTGCGTTGATATCGCATCGGCTTCAACGGCTACCACCTCGTTCTCTTTGCTGACGAATAGCATGAGCCCCTGTACCGCCAGGACTCTGACCTTGTCGCCGGGCTCAGCCCCATCCTCGCAGTGAGCCGACCAGAGCTCGCCTCCCACCAGGACGCTTCCCTCCGGTTTGAGCGACGTCCTGACCGTGCCGATCTGCCCGATGAGGCCCTCTGCGCCGGTAGTAGTCTTTTGGCGTTGGGCCCGCAGCGCCATGGTGACGACAAAACCGAAGAATGCTGCCGTGGCCGCGGTGGTCAACAGGATAGCGCTGAGCGAGATCCGCATGAACGGCTCGGGACTTTTAATCAGCATCATGGAGCCGAGGATCATGGCCGCAATACCGCCCACGGCAAGTATCCCATGGGAGACCACCTTCACCTCAGCGATGAACAGGATGATCGCCAACAGGATGAGGAGCAGCCCGGCGTAGCTGATGGGCAGGGTCTGAAAGGCGTAAAAGGCCAGAATCAGGCAGATACCTCCGAGCACTCCCGGCAGGATGGCGCCGGGGGTCGAGAGTTCGAAGTAGAGCCCGGCCAGGCCCAACATTAACAACATGTAGGCAATGTTCGGATCGGAGATCACCTTCAGGACCTTGTCCCGGAGACCCATCTCGAGCCGCGTGACCTCGATCCCTTTGGTGTGGAGCGTAACCTTGCCGCGGGCCGTCGTGACCTCCCGGCCATCCACCGCCACAAGCAGGTCATCCAGCTTGTCCGCCACGAGGTCGATGATCTTCAGCTTGAGCGCCTCTTTCTCTGTCGCCGAGACACTCTTGCGCACGGCATCCTCGGCCCACTGGACGTTCCGGCCGCGCTGCTCGGCGATGGTCCGGATATAGGCGGCGGCATCGTTGGTGACCTTCTTGCTCATCTCTTTGTCCATCTCGCCCCCCATATTGACCGGGTGGGCGGCGCCGATATTGGTTCCCGGCGCCATGGCGGCCACGTGGGCGGCCAGGGTGATGAAGACGCCGGCGGATGCGGCGCGTGCGCCGCTGGGCGAGACATAGACCACGATCGGGCGCTCCGCCGCCAACATCTCCTTGATGATGGAGCGCATCGAAAGATCAAGGCCGCCCGGGGTGTCCAGCTCAATGACCAACGCCTGGGCCACCTCGCGGTCGGCCTGCTTGATCGCGCGAATAATGTAGTCGGCCGTACTGGGCGCGATGACCCCTTCCAGTTTGATCGCCAGCACGGGCCGGACAGCAGGCTCCGACCTGGAATAGGTGACGACAGGCCACGTCAGCGCGATACCTATCAGTCCAAACCAGACAACGAGCCGTTTAATCATTCGCGTCAGGAGCGACCACGGCTCTTAGCTTGCTGCCACAGCCGCTCCATCTCCTCCAGGCCGACCTCACTGAGACAGCGACCATCCTGCCGGAGTGCTTCCTCGATATATCGGAACCTAGTGGTGAATCGTGTAGTGCTTTTGCGAAGCGCCTCCTCTGCGCTCAGGTTTAAGAACCTGGCAAGGTTGACCAGGCTGAACAGGACGTCTCCCAATTCCGCTTCAACTTCCTCCGGCGCCGCAGATCCGATGGCCTCCTTGAGTTCGCCAAGCTCCTCTTCGACCTTTGCCATCACCCCCGAGATCTCAGGCCAATCAAATCCGACCCTTGCGGCCTTGTCCTGCAGCCGCTGGGCACGGAGGAGGCCGGGCAGCTCTCTGGGGACGCCGTCCAGGGCCGATACGGGGATGGCGGCCGCAGTATTGCGTTCCTTGCGCTTCAGTTCCTCCCATTGCTCCAGGACCTCACGAGCCGTAGACGCCGTGGCGTCGCCAAAGACATGGGGGTGGCGGCGCACCATCTTGTCGGCTGTCGCCGCCAGGACCTGCCCTATGGTAAACTCACGCCGCTCGGCCGCGAGCTGGGCGTGAAACACCACCTGCAAGAGCAGGTCGCCAAGCTCCTCCATGATCTGCTTAGGGTCCCCCTCGTCGATTGCCTCTACTACTTCGTAAGCCTCCTCGATCAGGAACGGCTTCAGGGTCTCCCGCGTCTGCTCCCGATCCCATGGGCATCCGTTATCCGCCCGGAGCCGCTCCATGATTTGCACTAACGCCTCAAGCTGCTCTCCGCTTGCTTCCGCCATTCGGCCTCCTCGAAGTTGTAAGATCGCTGTTTTTTCTACAATAAGTATAGTCTCCGCCGGCGTTCCGGGCAAAGTGAATCTCCCCCGGGTAGTCGGGTATCACGACAAATGCTTTGACAAGGGGGGAGACGAACAGCTACCTTACGATTTCACCGACTACCCCACGAGGCGACGACAATGGACCCTTTCTATATCGGCCTGGCCTTTGGTAGTGCCGCTGCTGCCGCAAATGTGGTGGGCGGGCTCCTGGTTACGATCAAACGGCGATGGGATGAGGCGCTGCTCAAGTACTTCATTGCCCTTGGGGCCGGCTTCATGCTGGGGGCCGCCTTCCTCGGCATGATTCCGGAGAGCATGCGTCTCACAGACCACGCCCCCCTGCTCATTCTGGCCGGGTATCTCCTGATCCATTTTGCTGAACACATCCTGGCCTCGCATTTTCACTTCGGTGAGGAGACCCACGTGGAGGCCGTCTTGGCGCCCTCGATAAGCCTCTTCGCCCTCGCGGGCCTGTTGATACACACCTTCTTCGATGGGGTATCGATCGCGTCGGGATTCCATGTCAGCGTGGGATTAGGATTCTTAATCTTTGTCGCCGTTGCTCTTCATAAGATTCCCGAGGGGTTCACGGTCGGTTCGATCATGCTGGCTGCGGGCAGGTCTCGCGGGATGGCGATGGCCTCGTCGATTGCGCTGGGTCTCTCGACTATGGTTGGCGTCGTCTTTGCGTCTTACCTCAAGGGGTTGCTGGGATATCGGTTGGCCATATCAGCAGGTGTCATGATCTATGTGGCGGCGTCTGACCTGATGCCTGAGGTGAACCGGGAGAAGGGGATCCTCATGGCGCTCATGGTGTTTGTCGGCGTTCTGCTGTTCTACCTGACCGAGCGGCTGCTCTCGAGTTTCGGCTTCTGAGGCCGGGCGGGCCGATTGTGCTTGCATCCGGCGGTCGGGTTTGCTATAGAAAAGGGACGTGGCGACCGACCACGGACCAGGAGGCGGTGTGGGGAAGAAAGGGCTGATTGCGATTGTGCTTATAAGCCTTTTCCTGCTGACGGCAGGGCCGGTGCGGGGGGAGGTCTATTATCAGATCGGCGAGAACGGGATCGCCCACTTTACCAATGCGCCCACGACACCGCAGTACAGGCTGCTCCAACCTGGGGTATTGTCTTCCACTGTCAAGCTTACGGCTGCGAACATGCCGGAGCTGATCGACGCCTTCGCCGCCGAGTACGAGCTTGACCCTGCCCTGGTTCGGGCCGTGATTCAGGTGGAGTCGAACTTTAATCGCAAGGCCGTCTCACCCAAGGGGGCGCAGGGGTTGATGCAACTCATGCCGGCCACTATCTGGCGTCTTTCAGTAGGTGACGCCTACGATCCTCACGAAAATATCGGAGCCGGCGTTCGGTATCTCCGCCAGC
It encodes:
- the mazG gene encoding nucleoside triphosphate pyrophosphohydrolase: MAEASGEQLEALVQIMERLRADNGCPWDREQTRETLKPFLIEEAYEVVEAIDEGDPKQIMEELGDLLLQVVFHAQLAAERREFTIGQVLAATADKMVRRHPHVFGDATASTAREVLEQWEELKRKERNTAAAIPVSALDGVPRELPGLLRAQRLQDKAARVGFDWPEISGVMAKVEEELGELKEAIGSAAPEEVEAELGDVLFSLVNLARFLNLSAEEALRKSTTRFTTRFRYIEEALRQDGRCLSEVGLEEMERLWQQAKSRGRS
- a CDS encoding ZIP family metal transporter, producing the protein MDPFYIGLAFGSAAAAANVVGGLLVTIKRRWDEALLKYFIALGAGFMLGAAFLGMIPESMRLTDHAPLLILAGYLLIHFAEHILASHFHFGEETHVEAVLAPSISLFALAGLLIHTFFDGVSIASGFHVSVGLGFLIFVAVALHKIPEGFTVGSIMLAAGRSRGMAMASSIALGLSTMVGVVFASYLKGLLGYRLAISAGVMIYVAASDLMPEVNREKGILMALMVFVGVLLFYLTERLLSSFGF
- a CDS encoding lytic transglycosylase domain-containing protein yields the protein MGKKGLIAIVLISLFLLTAGPVRGEVYYQIGENGIAHFTNAPTTPQYRLLQPGVLSSTVKLTAANMPELIDAFAAEYELDPALVRAVIQVESNFNRKAVSPKGAQGLMQLMPATIWRLSVGDAYDPHENIGAGVRYLRQLLNQFQGDLTLALAAYNAGENAVLRYKGVPPYQETRDYVAKVMSLYRRGQRERSANGMTKAVAQVAAAQPPPPAPPPSIYKAEASDTILYSNIPPIVHSP